A part of Pantoea vagans genomic DNA contains:
- a CDS encoding lysozyme inhibitor LprI family protein has translation MKLVHGLALAVFSLGISASAFADDTCAKQPSDGALFQCTVQQKKLAEDDLNKEYQTAKKRIVQMYGTQKKLADDYVATLVDTQRSWLKYRDGQCKLEAFAAEEGSNANAVATNLCVIRIDKERTAILKQLPY, from the coding sequence ATGAAGTTAGTACATGGATTGGCTTTAGCGGTTTTCTCTCTTGGCATTAGCGCTTCAGCATTTGCTGACGATACCTGTGCAAAACAGCCTTCAGATGGTGCGTTGTTTCAGTGTACTGTTCAGCAGAAAAAGCTGGCGGAAGATGACCTGAACAAAGAGTACCAGACGGCAAAAAAACGTATTGTGCAGATGTACGGCACGCAGAAAAAACTGGCTGATGACTATGTCGCTACGCTGGTGGATACGCAGCGCAGCTGGCTGAAATATCGTGACGGTCAGTGCAAGCTGGAAGCCTTTGCCGCCGAAGAAGGTAGCAATGCGAATGCGGTGGCGACCAACCTCTGCGTTATTCGCATTGACAAAGAGCGTACTGCTATTCTTAAGCAACTGCCTTACTGA
- the tssH gene encoding type VI secretion system ATPase TssH, which produces MSEISRAVLFGKLDTLLFTSLESATAFCKLRGNPYVELVHWLHQLMQQQDGDLQQVITHFSLDEKALTQDIVAALDRLPRGASAVSDLSEHIDSAVERAWVYASLKYGATRIRGGHLLIGMLKTFNLASVLKGISGQFSRVNADALLEQFDTLLSNSKEAQQAMIAPADAAGAPPAASGSTLEQYGQDLTARAREGRIDPVTGRDDEIRQMVDILMRRRQNNPLLTGEAGVGKTAVVEGLALRIAAGDVPAPLRDVQLWLLDIGLLQAGAGMKGEFEARLQALINEVQSSPTPIVLFVDEIHTLVGAGGQQGTGDAANLLKPALARGQLRTIGATTWAEYKKYIEKDPALTRRFQTVQVQEPDEAKAILMLRSTVSALEKHHRVLLLDDAVSAAVKLSHRYIPARQLPDKAVALLDTACARVAVSQGAQPAALEDCLHRLAALEIEAEIIEREIKVGLGDVTRQQAIAGERTALEAERDALQERWLQERELVETLITLRARCVTEEDVALREQRDATQQQLTALQGDTPLLFAAVDAGVVAAVVSDWTGIPLGRMVKNEIDAVLNLADTLNQRVIGQRHGLELIAKRVRTTRARLDNPNKPAGVFMLCGPSGVGKTETALALAESLYGGEQNIITINMSEFQEAHTVSTLKGAPPGYVGYGEGGVLTEAVRRRPYSVVLLDEIEKAHPDVHELFFQVFDKGWMEDGEGRHIDFRNTIIILTSNVGTQLISAMCADPELMPDPDALSTALRKPLLEVFPPALLGRLLVVPYYPLSDDMLAEIVRLQLARIVRRLADNHGIEAQIDESVVSQIVQRCTEVESGGRMVDAILTNTLLPQMSQILLSAHARDERYRRVEVRCEQGEFVCQFAV; this is translated from the coding sequence ATGTCAGAAATCAGCCGTGCCGTGCTATTCGGCAAACTGGATACGCTGTTATTTACCTCGCTGGAAAGCGCCACCGCCTTTTGCAAACTGCGCGGCAATCCCTATGTTGAACTGGTGCACTGGCTGCATCAGCTGATGCAGCAGCAGGATGGCGACTTACAGCAGGTCATCACACATTTTTCACTGGATGAAAAGGCCCTGACTCAGGACATCGTTGCCGCGCTGGATCGTCTGCCGCGCGGTGCCAGTGCGGTCTCTGACCTCTCCGAGCATATCGACAGCGCCGTGGAGCGGGCATGGGTTTATGCTTCGCTGAAATATGGCGCGACCCGCATTCGCGGCGGCCATCTGCTGATCGGCATGCTGAAAACCTTCAACCTGGCCAGCGTACTGAAAGGCATCTCCGGCCAGTTCAGCCGCGTCAACGCCGATGCCCTGCTGGAGCAGTTCGATACGCTGCTCAGCAACAGCAAAGAAGCGCAGCAGGCGATGATCGCACCGGCGGATGCCGCTGGCGCACCGCCTGCCGCCAGCGGCAGCACGCTGGAGCAGTACGGTCAGGATCTGACCGCACGTGCACGTGAAGGCCGCATCGATCCGGTGACCGGCCGTGACGATGAGATCCGTCAGATGGTGGATATTCTGATGCGTCGCCGTCAGAACAATCCGCTGCTGACCGGCGAAGCGGGTGTCGGCAAAACCGCGGTGGTCGAAGGCCTCGCGCTGCGTATCGCGGCGGGCGATGTGCCTGCGCCGCTGCGCGATGTGCAGCTCTGGCTACTGGATATCGGCCTGCTGCAGGCGGGTGCCGGGATGAAAGGGGAGTTCGAAGCACGGCTGCAGGCGCTGATCAATGAGGTGCAGTCCAGCCCGACGCCGATTGTGTTGTTTGTCGATGAGATCCACACCCTGGTCGGCGCGGGCGGTCAGCAGGGCACCGGCGATGCCGCCAACCTGCTGAAACCGGCGCTGGCGCGCGGCCAGCTGCGCACCATCGGCGCGACCACCTGGGCCGAATATAAAAAGTACATCGAGAAAGACCCGGCGCTGACCCGTCGCTTCCAGACCGTGCAGGTGCAGGAGCCGGATGAAGCCAAAGCGATTCTGATGCTGCGCAGCACCGTCAGCGCGCTGGAGAAACACCATCGGGTGCTGCTGCTGGATGATGCGGTCAGTGCAGCGGTGAAACTGTCGCATCGCTACATTCCGGCGCGCCAGCTGCCCGATAAAGCCGTGGCGCTGCTGGATACCGCCTGCGCCCGCGTGGCGGTCAGTCAGGGTGCGCAGCCTGCGGCGCTGGAAGATTGCCTGCACCGTCTGGCCGCGCTGGAGATTGAAGCAGAGATCATTGAACGAGAAATTAAAGTCGGCCTCGGTGACGTCACCCGCCAGCAGGCGATTGCCGGAGAGCGCACTGCCCTGGAAGCCGAACGCGATGCACTGCAGGAGCGCTGGCTGCAGGAGCGCGAACTGGTTGAGACCCTGATTACGCTGCGCGCCCGCTGTGTGACTGAAGAGGATGTGGCGCTGCGTGAACAGCGCGATGCGACACAGCAGCAACTGACTGCGCTGCAGGGCGACACGCCGCTGCTGTTTGCCGCTGTCGATGCGGGCGTGGTAGCGGCCGTGGTGTCGGACTGGACCGGCATTCCGCTGGGCCGGATGGTGAAGAATGAGATCGACGCCGTCCTGAATCTGGCGGATACCCTGAACCAGCGCGTCATCGGTCAGCGTCACGGTCTGGAGCTGATCGCGAAACGGGTTCGCACCACGCGCGCGCGTCTCGACAACCCCAACAAGCCCGCAGGCGTCTTTATGCTGTGCGGCCCTTCCGGTGTCGGTAAAACCGAGACCGCGCTGGCGCTGGCCGAGTCGCTGTATGGCGGCGAGCAGAACATCATCACCATTAACATGAGCGAGTTTCAGGAGGCGCACACCGTCTCGACGCTGAAAGGTGCCCCGCCGGGCTACGTCGGCTACGGCGAGGGCGGCGTGCTGACCGAAGCCGTTCGCCGTCGGCCTTACAGCGTGGTGCTGCTGGATGAGATTGAGAAAGCCCATCCGGATGTGCATGAGCTGTTCTTCCAGGTGTTCGACAAAGGCTGGATGGAGGATGGCGAAGGCCGCCACATCGATTTCCGCAACACCATCATTATTCTGACCTCGAACGTCGGCACGCAGTTGATCAGCGCCATGTGCGCCGATCCTGAACTGATGCCGGATCCCGATGCCCTGAGTACCGCACTGCGTAAGCCGCTGCTGGAGGTGTTCCCGCCTGCGCTGCTGGGTCGTCTGCTGGTGGTGCCGTATTACCCGCTCAGCGATGACATGCTGGCTGAGATCGTGCGGCTGCAGCTGGCGCGCATTGTGCGTCGTCTGGCCGACAACCACGGCATTGAGGCGCAGATCGACGAGTCAGTGGTCAGCCAGATCGTGCAGCGCTGCACCGAGGTGGAGTCGGGCGGTCGCATGGTCGATGCCATCCTCACCAACACACTGCTGCCGCAGATGAGCCAGATACTGCTGAGCGCCCACGCCCGCGATGAGCGCTATCGCCGCGTTGAGGTGCGTTGTGAGCAGGGCGAATTTGTCTGCCAGTTCGCTGTTTAA
- the tssG gene encoding type VI secretion system baseplate subunit TssG, whose protein sequence is MSGEKVITLPRLTRLPDDFWQKVMAAPWRYDLFQLLRRLDAQGGQRYPLGRAPLPKFESVRIGQTPSLAFAPATVASATPREESGRHELSIYSFGLFGPNGPLPTHLTEYVHERIVHHQDHSLSAFADLFHHRATLLFYRAWADAQPTVSLDRPDDSRFLNYLACLAGIGLPAQQQASSLSLHARLMLVGHLSRHGHDAEGLVRILRHYFGVPVRLTQNLPHWLTLDSRDQARLGAGRHMPRLGASAFLGVAVRDVQHRFRLHLGPLSAAQYARFLPDAPGAQEVRDWVRHYLGIEMQWDLSLILAADEVQGVALGGAARLGYTSWLGQMPQPQDREDFMFEVEAASR, encoded by the coding sequence ATGAGTGGCGAAAAAGTCATTACGCTGCCGCGGCTGACCCGACTGCCGGATGATTTCTGGCAAAAAGTGATGGCCGCGCCGTGGCGCTACGATCTGTTCCAGCTGCTGCGGCGGCTGGATGCGCAGGGCGGTCAGCGTTATCCGCTGGGCCGTGCGCCGCTGCCGAAGTTCGAATCGGTGCGCATCGGTCAGACGCCGTCACTGGCGTTTGCGCCTGCCACCGTCGCCAGTGCCACGCCACGTGAAGAGTCCGGACGTCATGAGCTGTCGATCTACAGCTTTGGCCTGTTTGGCCCCAACGGGCCGCTGCCGACCCATCTGACTGAATATGTGCATGAACGGATTGTGCATCATCAGGATCACAGCCTGTCGGCGTTTGCGGATCTGTTTCACCATCGCGCCACGCTGCTGTTCTATCGCGCTTGGGCCGATGCGCAGCCGACCGTATCGCTGGATCGCCCCGACGACAGCCGCTTTCTGAACTATCTCGCCTGCCTGGCGGGCATCGGTTTACCGGCGCAGCAGCAGGCCAGTTCGCTGAGTCTTCATGCCCGACTGATGCTGGTGGGTCATCTCAGCCGTCACGGTCACGATGCCGAAGGGCTGGTGCGCATTCTCCGCCACTACTTTGGCGTGCCGGTCCGGCTGACGCAGAACCTGCCGCACTGGCTGACGCTGGACAGCCGCGATCAGGCCCGGCTCGGCGCGGGACGCCACATGCCCCGGCTGGGTGCCTCCGCGTTTCTCGGCGTGGCGGTGCGCGACGTGCAGCACCGTTTTCGCCTGCACCTGGGCCCGCTCAGCGCCGCGCAGTATGCCCGTTTTCTGCCGGATGCTCCCGGCGCGCAGGAAGTGCGCGACTGGGTGCGTCACTACCTTGGCATCGAAATGCAGTGGGATCTCAGCCTGATCCTGGCCGCTGACGAAGTGCAGGGTGTGGCGCTGGGCGGCGCTGCCCGGCTTGGTTACACCAGCTGGCTGGGGCAGATGCCGCAGCCGCAGGATCGAGAAGATTTTATGTTTGAGGTTGAGGCAGCTTCGCGCTAG
- the tagH gene encoding type VI secretion system-associated FHA domain protein TagH, translating to MRFTIITTKPGQQPPQTHCDFFPPGGTIGRGVDNNLVLPDDDRTLSRLQAIVHITANGECRLTNRGNVTRVLLNDIPLERGRQVELQDGDILGIDDYQLLVSDLNSAQQPQAERAVPRPEPVQPAAAPREPVAEKASTTAAIPSEIWDSLAKEFSISDDLSKRKAAPELPDAHPLTTPAMPDRNPEDPLAQLINDAPLDYGQQPKNSSLFDDGDALFAQQSIFDDRTPSTLAAQQNTAPKQAETPTAELDPLSLFDGESSADVRNHDDPLGLMMGNAVPLAQPEPAKPATLHVPPQPETKPEPVAARSPEQASVSLNEMDHSPLFSGIDLPVDDQPPHSEAPRPTLLADEAESGQTDAVNPQNDYGGITLPTPQAVQRAPSPTPKGRLRIDPVASGHQHAAAVQPSTSSQSSGDALKGELLDALLEGMGLRDLQPTPQFDREQMLQFGQMLSMFSQGTVALLSSRSILKRGVKADMTVILDDANNPFKLLPSGKTVLMQMFGSRMPGFMPPRQAVRDALIDLQAHQLGMIAGIRAIIASMLQSFNPEQLEEEARQAGSVSRIGLPGSRKAALWEHFVERYGETAGEIEDDFHTLFGEAFLHAYDLEVNQYKDSQTHTDDA from the coding sequence ATGCGCTTTACGATAATAACGACTAAACCCGGCCAACAGCCGCCGCAAACTCATTGTGATTTCTTCCCGCCCGGCGGCACCATTGGTCGCGGCGTGGATAACAATCTGGTGCTACCGGATGACGACCGAACGCTCTCCCGGCTGCAGGCCATTGTGCACATCACCGCAAACGGTGAATGTCGCCTGACTAACCGTGGCAATGTGACGCGCGTGCTGCTCAACGATATTCCGCTGGAACGCGGTCGTCAGGTTGAGCTGCAGGATGGGGACATTCTGGGCATCGATGATTATCAGCTGCTGGTCAGCGATCTCAACAGTGCACAGCAACCGCAGGCTGAAAGGGCGGTTCCGCGTCCGGAGCCGGTCCAGCCTGCCGCGGCTCCTCGTGAACCTGTAGCCGAAAAAGCCAGCACCACCGCCGCCATCCCCAGCGAAATCTGGGACAGCCTGGCGAAAGAGTTTTCGATTTCCGACGATCTCTCTAAACGCAAAGCCGCGCCGGAGTTGCCGGATGCCCATCCGCTGACCACGCCCGCCATGCCAGACCGGAATCCGGAAGATCCGCTGGCTCAACTGATCAACGATGCGCCGCTGGATTATGGCCAGCAGCCGAAAAACAGCAGCCTGTTTGATGACGGCGATGCCCTGTTCGCGCAGCAGAGCATTTTTGACGACCGTACGCCGAGCACGCTGGCGGCTCAGCAGAACACTGCACCGAAGCAGGCTGAAACGCCCACTGCGGAACTGGATCCACTGAGCCTGTTCGACGGCGAGAGCAGTGCGGATGTGCGCAACCATGATGATCCATTAGGGCTGATGATGGGGAACGCGGTGCCGCTGGCGCAGCCGGAGCCAGCGAAACCGGCGACGCTGCATGTGCCGCCTCAGCCAGAGACAAAGCCTGAGCCGGTTGCCGCACGCTCACCTGAGCAGGCTTCCGTCAGCCTGAACGAAATGGATCACTCACCGCTGTTCAGCGGCATCGACTTACCCGTTGATGACCAGCCTCCTCATAGTGAAGCTCCGCGCCCGACGCTGCTGGCGGATGAGGCGGAATCCGGTCAGACAGACGCCGTTAATCCGCAAAACGACTATGGCGGCATTACGCTGCCGACTCCCCAGGCGGTGCAGCGTGCTCCTTCACCGACGCCGAAAGGGCGGCTGCGCATTGATCCGGTTGCCTCGGGTCACCAGCATGCCGCCGCCGTGCAGCCCTCCACATCCAGCCAGAGCAGCGGCGACGCCCTGAAAGGCGAACTGCTGGACGCGCTGCTGGAAGGCATGGGTCTGCGCGATCTGCAGCCGACGCCACAGTTTGACCGCGAGCAGATGCTGCAGTTTGGTCAGATGCTCAGCATGTTCTCGCAGGGCACGGTCGCGCTGCTGTCATCGCGCTCGATCCTTAAGCGCGGCGTTAAGGCTGACATGACGGTGATCCTCGACGACGCCAATAACCCGTTCAAGCTGCTGCCATCGGGCAAAACCGTCCTGATGCAGATGTTCGGCAGCCGGATGCCGGGCTTTATGCCACCACGTCAGGCGGTGCGGGATGCGCTGATTGATTTGCAGGCGCACCAGCTGGGCATGATCGCCGGTATCCGCGCCATTATCGCCTCGATGCTGCAATCCTTTAATCCGGAACAACTGGAAGAGGAGGCACGTCAGGCAGGATCGGTTTCCCGTATCGGCCTGCCGGGCAGCCGCAAGGCGGCACTGTGGGAGCATTTTGTTGAGCGCTACGGCGAGACAGCGGGCGAGATCGAAGACGATTTCCACACCCTGTTTGGCGAAGCGTTCCTGCACGCCTATGACCTGGAAGTTAATCAGTACAAAGACTCACAAACCCACACGGATGACGCATGA
- a CDS encoding type VI secretion system accessory protein TagJ, with protein MESLQHHLANATLSETLADVTRQIQASPANADLRAAFVQLLCLSGNWARAQTQLQSWLALSPQAQPTVNLLQQAIAGERQRDAVLRGEAQPVLPGSAWHWCDTLLAALQAETAGDVARGSALRADALELAAANPGTATGQDQPTAFSWLMDGDSRFGPVCEVINQGRYYWIPFAAIREMQFQAPASVTDLVWRHTRVQLVDGSEQVCQIPARYPLLAGADERFLRASVTEWQPLGNDPDQFIGQGQKMWLSDSAEFSLLSLQQVAFDNVESADEP; from the coding sequence ATGGAATCCTTACAACATCATCTTGCGAACGCCACGCTCAGCGAGACGCTGGCTGACGTTACCCGCCAGATTCAGGCCAGTCCGGCGAACGCCGATCTGCGGGCTGCCTTTGTGCAGCTGCTCTGCCTGTCAGGCAACTGGGCACGTGCGCAGACGCAGCTGCAATCCTGGCTGGCGTTAAGCCCGCAGGCGCAACCGACCGTCAATCTGTTGCAGCAGGCGATTGCCGGTGAGCGGCAGCGTGATGCGGTGCTGCGTGGCGAGGCACAACCCGTGCTGCCTGGCAGCGCCTGGCACTGGTGCGACACACTGCTGGCCGCATTACAGGCCGAAACCGCGGGTGATGTCGCGCGCGGCAGCGCACTGCGTGCCGACGCGCTGGAGCTTGCCGCCGCCAATCCCGGCACCGCGACCGGGCAGGATCAGCCGACCGCCTTCAGCTGGCTGATGGATGGCGACAGCCGTTTCGGGCCGGTGTGTGAAGTGATCAATCAGGGCCGTTATTACTGGATCCCGTTCGCCGCCATTCGTGAGATGCAGTTCCAGGCACCCGCCAGCGTCACCGATCTGGTGTGGCGTCATACTCGGGTGCAGCTGGTGGATGGCAGCGAACAGGTGTGTCAGATCCCGGCGCGCTATCCGCTGCTGGCGGGTGCGGACGAGCGTTTTCTGCGCGCCAGCGTCACCGAATGGCAGCCGCTGGGCAACGATCCGGACCAGTTTATCGGCCAGGGACAAAAAATGTGGCTCAGCGACAGCGCGGAGTTCTCGCTGCTGAGCCTGCAGCAGGTCGCGTTCGATAACGTTGAGTCCGCCGATGAGCCATGA
- the tssF gene encoding type VI secretion system baseplate subunit TssF, producing the protein MDSNLLDYYNRELAYLREMGAEFATRYPKVAGRLGMHGIDVADPYVERLMEGFAFLTSRVQLKMDAEFPRFSQRLLEMIAPSYLSPTPSMAIAQLTPDSRKGDITQGFRVPRGTMMESQNLKKTGVTCSYTTAHDVVLHPLRISEVTLGGVPGDLPSGELKLGGLGAASALRIRISCEGISSLSQLSVDDLMLFLSGPDIQALKLLELLMQHRVGIVLQSAEQRPQRQVLTDEALQQEGFAPEQALLPDDLRNFDGYRLLQEYFAFPARFQFISLSQLGPFLRRCDNATAFDIIILLDKADSALESVVDHSHLALHCTPVINLFPKTAERLKVSDSQHEYHLVVDNIRPLDYEVHSVQRLFATVEGQREEQVFRPFWSTFSGDQGDYGAYFSLRREQRTLSEQAQRYGTRTGYIGSEVFLSLVDEHHAPWRDDVRYLSAEVMCTSRDLPLMLQQDQGNFVMPDSIPVSELKLCKGPTPPRPALAEGLSAWRLISHLQMNYLSLMDSSDGEGAAALRQLLSLYANLAEAPVARQIDGIRHCTLSAVNRRVPEPGPVVFARGVSITLEVDEQAFSGASPWLFGSVLERVCGRLVALNSFTEFTLNSQQRGEVGYWPPRMGRKALI; encoded by the coding sequence ATGGACAGCAATCTGCTCGACTATTACAACCGTGAACTGGCTTACCTGCGCGAGATGGGGGCGGAGTTCGCGACGCGTTACCCGAAAGTGGCAGGGCGTCTTGGCATGCATGGCATCGACGTCGCGGACCCCTATGTCGAGCGACTGATGGAGGGATTTGCCTTCCTGACGTCGCGCGTGCAGCTGAAGATGGATGCAGAGTTTCCGCGCTTCTCACAGCGCCTGCTGGAGATGATTGCGCCATCCTATCTCTCGCCAACGCCGTCAATGGCGATCGCGCAGCTGACGCCGGACAGCCGCAAGGGTGACATCACCCAGGGCTTTCGCGTGCCGCGCGGCACCATGATGGAGAGCCAGAACCTGAAAAAAACCGGGGTGACCTGCAGCTACACCACCGCGCACGATGTGGTGCTGCATCCGCTGCGCATCAGCGAAGTCACTCTCGGTGGCGTGCCCGGCGATCTGCCCTCTGGCGAACTAAAACTGGGTGGTCTGGGCGCGGCCAGTGCGCTGCGCATCCGCATCAGCTGCGAAGGGATTTCCTCATTGAGTCAGCTCAGTGTGGATGACCTGATGCTGTTCCTCAGCGGGCCCGATATTCAGGCGCTGAAGCTGCTGGAGCTGCTGATGCAGCACCGGGTCGGCATCGTGCTGCAGTCCGCAGAGCAGCGGCCACAGCGTCAGGTGCTGACGGATGAGGCCCTGCAGCAGGAGGGCTTTGCGCCGGAGCAGGCGCTGCTGCCGGACGATCTGCGCAACTTCGACGGTTATCGTCTGTTGCAGGAGTATTTTGCGTTTCCGGCGCGCTTCCAGTTTATCAGCCTGAGTCAGCTCGGCCCGTTCCTGCGCCGCTGTGACAACGCCACGGCGTTCGACATCATTATCCTGCTCGACAAAGCGGACAGCGCGCTGGAAAGCGTGGTCGATCACAGCCATCTGGCGCTGCACTGCACGCCGGTCATCAACCTGTTCCCGAAAACCGCCGAGCGCCTGAAGGTCAGCGACAGCCAGCATGAATATCATCTGGTGGTGGATAACATCCGGCCGCTGGATTATGAGGTGCATTCAGTGCAGCGGCTGTTCGCCACCGTAGAAGGCCAGCGGGAAGAGCAGGTTTTCCGTCCGTTCTGGAGCACCTTCAGCGGTGACCAGGGTGATTACGGTGCTTACTTCTCGCTGCGCCGCGAACAGCGCACCCTGTCAGAGCAGGCGCAGCGCTATGGCACCCGCACCGGGTACATCGGTTCCGAAGTCTTTCTGTCGCTGGTGGATGAGCATCACGCGCCGTGGCGCGATGACGTGCGCTATCTCTCCGCCGAGGTGATGTGTACCAGCCGCGATCTGCCGCTGATGCTGCAGCAGGATCAGGGCAACTTCGTGATGCCGGATTCTATTCCGGTGTCGGAGCTGAAGCTGTGCAAAGGGCCGACGCCACCGCGTCCGGCGCTGGCCGAAGGCCTTTCTGCGTGGCGGCTGATCAGCCATCTGCAGATGAACTACCTCAGCCTGATGGACAGCAGCGACGGGGAAGGCGCGGCGGCGCTGCGCCAGCTGCTGAGCCTCTACGCCAACCTGGCGGAAGCGCCGGTTGCCCGCCAGATTGACGGCATCCGCCACTGTACGCTCAGCGCGGTCAACCGCCGCGTGCCGGAGCCGGGCCCGGTAGTGTTTGCGCGCGGTGTCAGCATCACGCTGGAAGTGGATGAGCAGGCGTTTTCGGGTGCCAGCCCGTGGCTGTTTGGCAGCGTACTGGAGCGGGTCTGTGGCCGCCTTGTAGCGCTGAACAGCTTCACGGAGTTCACTCTGAACAGCCAGCAGCGCGGCGAAGTGGGCTACTGGCCACCGCGCATGGGCCGGAAAGCTCTGATATGA
- a CDS encoding PP2C family protein-serine/threonine phosphatase — protein sequence MNITIASTSNQGDRASNQDQIGDVIGKRSACFVVCDGVAGFPGGDRAAAIARSSLLEAFDGDAHLNAQSIRNYVNHANHAIRQQQKASSEHSRMGTTLVSLFIDRDYHLACWAHAGDSRLYLFRRGYLYLVTTDHSLVQQMKDAGHRTEGINSNLLYFALGMGDEQRDASYSDVVGIEDGDAFLLCTDGFWHGVTLEQMQQSLHMVNTPEEWLTLMQQIIKNDQSDQGQQDNFSALAVWIGSPQDTTLLHSLSEAAQFFPLRD from the coding sequence ATGAATATCACTATTGCCTCGACGTCGAATCAGGGCGATCGCGCCAGTAATCAGGATCAGATCGGTGATGTCATCGGTAAGCGTTCCGCCTGCTTTGTGGTGTGCGACGGTGTGGCCGGGTTTCCCGGCGGTGACAGGGCGGCCGCCATCGCCCGCAGCAGCCTGCTGGAAGCGTTTGATGGCGATGCGCACCTCAATGCGCAGTCGATTCGCAACTACGTTAATCACGCGAATCACGCTATCCGGCAGCAGCAGAAAGCCAGCAGCGAGCACAGCCGGATGGGCACCACGCTGGTCAGCCTGTTCATCGACCGCGACTACCACCTTGCCTGCTGGGCGCATGCCGGTGACAGCCGCCTTTATCTGTTCCGCCGTGGCTATCTCTATCTGGTCACCACCGACCATAGCCTGGTGCAGCAGATGAAAGATGCCGGACATCGCACCGAAGGCATCAACAGCAACCTGCTCTATTTTGCGCTGGGTATGGGTGATGAGCAGCGCGACGCCAGCTACAGCGACGTGGTCGGGATTGAAGATGGCGATGCCTTTCTGCTCTGCACCGATGGTTTCTGGCACGGCGTGACGCTGGAGCAGATGCAGCAGTCACTGCACATGGTGAATACGCCGGAAGAGTGGCTGACGCTGATGCAGCAAATCATCAAAAACGATCAGTCAGATCAGGGGCAGCAGGATAATTTCAGCGCACTGGCCGTCTGGATCGGATCGCCCCAGGACACCACTTTGCTGCACTCGCTCTCTGAAGCGGCGCAGTTCTTCCCTCTGCGAGATTGA
- the tssE gene encoding type VI secretion system baseplate subunit TssE: MSHDSGAHNDGYAQLHGGFRARKKRDALTARDKLQSSLLDRLTDNAPDRQQEPENSMLISHSTLRRHVLRDLQWLFNTINNEAQQDLDGFDQVQRSVWNFGVAPLAGQNVSDIEWQDMQRKMTNAILHFEPRILPQGLQVRCVSDLGSLSLHNVLSIEIKGRLWCVPYPLAFLFRTQVDLESGHFELQDAG, encoded by the coding sequence ATGAGCCATGATTCAGGCGCGCACAACGACGGCTATGCCCAGCTGCATGGCGGCTTTCGTGCGCGCAAAAAGCGCGATGCGCTGACCGCCCGCGACAAGCTGCAATCCTCGCTGCTGGACCGCCTGACCGACAACGCGCCGGACAGGCAGCAGGAGCCGGAGAACAGCATGCTGATCAGCCACAGTACGCTGCGCCGCCACGTGCTGCGCGATCTGCAGTGGCTGTTTAACACCATCAACAACGAAGCGCAGCAGGATCTGGACGGTTTTGATCAGGTGCAGCGCTCTGTCTGGAATTTCGGCGTGGCACCGCTGGCCGGACAGAACGTCTCCGATATCGAATGGCAGGATATGCAACGCAAAATGACCAACGCCATTCTGCACTTCGAGCCGCGCATTCTGCCGCAGGGTCTGCAGGTGCGCTGCGTCAGCGATCTCGGCTCGCTTAGTCTGCACAACGTGTTGTCGATTGAGATCAAAGGGCGGCTCTGGTGCGTGCCTTATCCGCTGGCGTTTCTGTTCCGCACTCAGGTTGATCTGGAGAGCGGCCATTTCGAACTTCAGGATGCAGGGTAA